A segment of the Zingiber officinale cultivar Zhangliang chromosome 8B, Zo_v1.1, whole genome shotgun sequence genome:
ttaatttagtACTATGTGATATGACTAATTCTTGTCCTACTGCTATAACATTTTTTGATGTGATACAACGTATttactcattattttcttcttctacaaaaagatgaaaatttttacaagatcatgtttctaatttaacTCTTAAACCATTATCACAAACACGTTGGGAAAGTCATCTTGAAAGCGTTAAAGCAATAAAATATCAAGCTCCACGGATAAAAGAAGCTTTATATAAACTTGCAGAAACTATTGATGAtcctaaaataaaaaatgaagcaaattctttagcaacatatgagtttaaaaattttgaatttttattatgtatggttatttggtatgatatattatttgcagttaaCACTGTTAGTAAATTTTTACAATATAAAGATATGAACATTGCTATTGCATTAGATCAGTTAaaaagttttgtttttttttatgattatagAGAAAATGGATTTATATCTGCTGTGATTTTTGCTAAAGAGATTGTAAATAAAATGAATATAGACCCAAAATTTTGTGAAAAAAGTGTAATTAAAAGAAATAAACGATTTGATGAGAACAAAATTAATGAAGTGAAGCTTTCACTtgaagaatcttttaaaattaattactttaattatattattgaccatgtcatttcttcacttcaaagtagatttgaacaatttaaaatatatgaagataattttaattttttatatgatgtagaaaagttaaaattgcttgatgatgagtttttaaaaataaaatatttaaatcttgaaaacttTTTAACACATGATGTGTTATCTAATATTGatgatttagatttatttttagaattaaaagttttaaaagaaataataaattcaGAATTAAAAATCGCACTTGAGGTATTGaaccttataaaaaaaattaattcttttATTAATGCATGGATAGCTTATTGAATATTATTAACTATACTTGTTAGTGTATCTTTTGaagaaagaagtttttcaaaattaaaattaataaaatcttatttacgtTCAACAATGTCTCAAGAGAGATTAAATAATCTAGTaattttatcaattgaaaaaaatattattaaaactcgaatataaaaagttaattaataattttgcatctcaaaaatttagaaaactaaattttacataaaaatttattttaaattaatattttatttttttaaaaaaaattaaattcattatcGATTCTAAGTCCGAATAAAAAAatgaggaattttttttttaaaaaaataaaaatgttaaagatttaaatattttttttttatctagagCCTCATATTTGAGACGGCCTGCACTTTCTTACAATGATGAGGTGAACGTGGAGCCCATCTTTCACCTTTCCTGGTGTTTTTTTAAAGGcgaatctaaaataaatttgatccACGTAGTTATATTTggttttagaatttcaaaaagcaCACCTTCTCTTACTATTATTGCTTTTAAATATCCAAAATATCTCATTTAGTCTAATTACTCAACTAATAGAAGTATCATTCATCGTGTCCGaaatttgaattagatgaacCATCAGATAAAATAGATGGAATATTGATCGAATCGTAATATCTCATAAGAAGAGGTATGTTGAGATGATTTCTATGTTAACCAAGTtgtcaaaagtcctctggtcaacgttaCCTACAGCTAGCGATCGAGTCACCCCGGTCTCTAGTACCCCGATGTTTGAggtagatccaacgaatatataagtaaaaGACTAAGACATATAATAATGAAATGCACATAAAATAAGAATGGAGAACGTATCCTGccccggggggcgccctcgggTGGATCGATGAGCTGGCCGGGATGCTGCTCACATTGCCCTGACCCGGAAGGGTAGATGACTTTGAATAGGCTGGAGAGTTGGATCTAGCGACGCGGAGTCGGACGCGGTATCACAAAACCGGATGCGACCTCGACACGTATATCGGGATATGAGATCGATACATAGGCCGGGATATGACATCGACAAACAGACCGAGATATGACATCAACACGCAGGCCAAGACACAACAATGGTGCAAAGGCCAAAACACCACGAGTCATATCAAAGCACAATGACAATGAGGGCTCGAGGGTCCGAAGGCGCATGACCGTGCAAACGGCCAAAGGTGGCCTACGATGAGGCGACAAGAGAGGCGATGTTGTGGCGTCCTGGAGGAGGTCGTTGGTGGGAGACTGTGGATGTTGGAAAAGAGGGAGATGGAGACAGTGCTTGGCTGCCGGCGGCCCGAAGGGCGGCGGTTGCTGGAAGCGGTTGTGGGCGCTAGTGTGTCCAGGGAGAGGGAGACGACAGGTGTGGCAACGGCTAGACCCGCAATGGGGACTGCAAGGTGGCTCGAGGCAGTAGCCGATGGAGGCCAGCGCGGTGGAGGCAATGATGGAGATGGCGGTATCGGCGCTGTTGAGGCTATGCGAGGGAGGAGGagatgaggaagaggagggggagCGACGATCATGtggagagggagagagaagagGGAGTCGCATGCGTCAGCGTCGGTGATGCAGAGGCATGAGCAGCGATGGGCGTCGATGACACCAGAGGCGTGAGCAGCAACAGGCGTacggagagagagagaagagaggcgGCTCGGCAATAGCTTCCTCAGTTGAGGAGAAGGCGACGAGAGGCCGGCGTGGGAGGTGGCAGCGGGCTATAGCGCCTGCGGCGGGAGACGAAAAGGTAGCTCTCCCCCCTCCTCGATTCATGGTGGCGGTTGGATGCATCTGCCGGCAAGAGaaggagagaggagagggagggggCGGTGGCTCACCGGCGACGAGGGAGAAGGTGAACACCGAGGCAGCGTCCTCCCCACTATAGTGGCGGAGCAAAACACGAAGGACCTCCCCTTTCTTTTGTGAATACTGACCACTTAATTACCCCTAAACCCTCAAAATGTCAAAGGACTAAAATGCCCTCCCTCTTCTCCATAATTTACTTTGGGCCCCCAAGATATAtccgtatcacaagtctccccttcatgtctagtcgaaggaggcgcaagtccgactgactagaccaagtcTAACGTAAAATAGAATCGCTCCTGAATGCAGAGTTCGATCACTGGGCTTGTCATCGAGCGAGTAGCTGTGGTAATGTTGAGCAAGTGACTAAAACAATACTGAACGAGTGACAAAAAATATTGCCGAGCAGGCGATACAGTCAAATGAAGGCGTGCCAAGCTGAGcgaccactacaagaaaatcctcattcaacaacactcaaacgacaacggttttatatcaAATCGTtgttttttgccttttaacaacgattttaacaaaaaccgttgtcttttagtaatttttttttgcatacgacaacggtttttaaaaccgTCGTCTATTTATGCTTTTTTGGGGCTACGGCAATGGTgtttaaaggctacgacaacggtttttgaaaagtgttgtctatgtgcgtttttttttgggattacgacaatggtgtttgaaaaccgttgtctattaaatgTTGTTGAATACCGTTGTTTTTTCTTTCGCCGCTTTTTCTCCTTCGCAATGTTTTGTCGCtgcgttttttctttccctctctccgaaattttttgccgccgcattcagcccctttaccttctcgatccctaagcATTCCCCCTCTAATGCCCCGacgaactcttcttcctcctgtaAGAGAAAAGAGGAAGGCAGAATGAATCTGCGCTTCTTTTGTTGTCTCCTCTTCTGCATCCTGGAAGATGATGTGAAGGGCTTAGGGGCGTTTAGGGCGTCGATTAGGGATTCCGTTTTGGTCgtcgtctcctcctcctcctccttatcATCTTCATCAACAAATCCATCAATTCGTCCTCACCGTCACGGCCGACAAGCATGCAGAGGAGAGACTCCAGTCGGTTGCAGGCCAGCGAGTCACCAACGAGGCGAGGTGCTTGTGGTTAAACCATAAAACCCTAACATTATCAGATCCGCGTCTGCAGGCCAGAAATAATGCACCTAAATTGTGGCTCAGCCGACGCCAACGTACACGATTTTCTACCACTGCATTTGGCAAATGCTCAAAGGAGCCAAAGGGTAAGATCAAATCACCAATCCTTCTCTATTGGCACGGTAAACCAAGATCTTGCCTTCTCCAGTTCCCACAGCGCCATGACGCTCGCCCTTCCAGTCACGCTCGGCTCTCTACTCATCGGCGCAACCCCAGTAAGGTTCAAACAAACCCAAGCGCCGGTAGCTGCACTTGGGATCCAGTCTCCGCCTTCTCCTCTTCTGCCTCCGTCGACTGGGTGAAGGTTACCGACGGCGAGTTCTTCCAAACCGACTCCAGGCCGATCATGCCCTTCGACGGTAACGCCTGCCGCGtcctcttcctttttccttcttctccaatTGAATTTCTTCCCTAATCAACCTCTGTGGCGGTGCCGGTGGCTGCAGGCGTGTGCAATTTGTGCAACGGTGAAGTCAGATTTGTTCGCGACAACAATCGCAACAGGTCTCATGGTCCTCTCCGTTTTCTTCTTCGTTTTCCCCCTTTTCTTAGATGGTAATTTTTTCGGGTATCCAATCGTCaagaacaatttttttttccattgaaCTATTTCTTCTATGCAGAATGATTAGGTACGAGGCGCTTCAGAGTGAATCTGGTAGGAAACTTCTGCAAAGATCGGGAGATCATCCGACGATATTTCCAGTGTAGTACTTGTCGAAAAAGACAGGTACATCGTCTCAGTTTCTCTCTGCTATTACGTTGTTCTTTGATGGTCTAATCTACTAATGCTATTCACCCACCAAAAAGCCACGCTGTGAAACAATATCTCCCACAGGGAAGACAATACACCAAACATCTTGTGTAACATTGACGACAACCTCCTTGACAAGCATAAACAACCATAGATACTCTTGTGATTATTTATGGTTGTTTATTGTTGCTAGAATATCCAAGCCAATCATAGATACCTAGACATGCCTTGCTTTAATTCTATAGTAATGAAGCTCTTATCTGTACATGACTCCTCTCTCAACAGCGTTTGAGGAATAAATGCAAAACTTCACCTCATGTTTGAAGAGACAATCCTTATCTATGGTTTCCAATAGTTTCTTAGGTTGTCTAAATGTTTTTCTCATTTTGTAGTATACGTTCGTATCTATTTGAGgaataaataaaatttcaaacaTAGAAATGCAGTGGTGGGAATCATGCAAGGAAGTGAGGCATTGCCTAGAGTCAGACTCTAGTATTTAGTTCTCTACAATTTATGCTAATTACTTTCCTATAGCAGACTCAATGTTCTGTTATATTTATTGTTCctgatttatttttcttcatCGAACATTTTGCTCTCAGGTTGTCAATGCTATAAAGTCCCAGCCGAAGCTTCTTAACAAAATTGATGAAGTGGTCTCTCATTTCCTGAATATAGTGCAAACTATGCATGAACGATGCAGCTCTTCTTTAGAGGTTTTATTTCTCaatcttagaattatttttttttagaaaaaaatctaagttttcttttgttttgatcTATATAAATGGAATCTTCTTCAGTTGTTGATTGATATACAACTGGGTTTGCATATTAGAATTGAACTGGGTTTACATCTCATGTTCTATTACAAATGGAGTCTCACTcatgttttataaaataaaaagaaaaaagaattaaACTGGGTTTGCATCTTAGAATTGATATACTATGTGGTTACTCAGgtgttttttaaagttaaaacctTTTTATGTGTTAAGTTTGCATTGACAAGTGGAGAGTGAACCAGATCTTAGACTTTGCTACCTTTTAATCTTACCTAGAGCGCACTCTAGATTTGAAACAGGGATGCAATTGGGATGATAAATGATTGAGCTTAGTTACCTTGTTTTTTAGTGAGTATTTGTAAGAGGATCTAGCTCCAAGTTGCAGTCTTGCATGGATATCTCCATGTAGGAGAGCCACTATAAAACATATATGCATGTAAAGTTGCATCTTATAGATAATATCACATTgtcttttagaaaaaaaaaaatcctttgccTCATAGCAATGAACTACAAAAGTTGTCCTTGCATGTAAAGTAACATCTTATTGATAATGTCACATTGtcttttagaagaaaaaaattattccTTTCCCTTATAGGAATGAGCTACAAAAGTTGTTTTCGGTGAAAAATTTAGTTGCCACCATTGGA
Coding sequences within it:
- the LOC122016243 gene encoding DCC family protein At1g52590, chloroplastic-like, with amino-acid sequence MHLNCGSADANVHDFLPLHLANAQRSQRFPQRHDARPSSHARLSTHRRNPSKVQTNPSAGSCTWDPVSAFSSSASVDWVKVTDGEFFQTDSRPIMPFDGVCNLCNGEVRFVRDNNRNRSHGPLRFLLRFPPFLR